A single region of the Methanococcoides sp. AM1 genome encodes:
- a CDS encoding copper chaperone Copz family protein, with the protein MIYQILNKPSCCDCGPAEDSCCGPTNSNCCGPESIDLNKKEHACPVCGTTGEPVESITVRHLVKEELMSSVVDVDHWLCLDENCDVAYYTETEALFRKEDLKVPIWFKKDADPKYACYCNEITEEQVIETVFNTGIDSMKDVIAAIKGKAKAQCRVRNPTGKCCTQAFNKAIEKGKDIRNN; encoded by the coding sequence ATGATCTATCAGATATTGAATAAGCCATCTTGTTGTGATTGTGGGCCTGCGGAGGACAGTTGTTGTGGTCCGACGAACAGTAACTGTTGCGGACCTGAATCCATTGACCTGAACAAAAAGGAGCATGCTTGTCCCGTCTGTGGTACTACTGGAGAACCCGTTGAGAGCATTACAGTCAGACATCTGGTCAAAGAAGAATTGATGTCATCTGTTGTTGATGTTGATCACTGGCTTTGTCTTGATGAGAATTGTGATGTTGCATACTATACAGAGACGGAAGCACTTTTCAGAAAAGAAGACCTGAAAGTTCCGATATGGTTCAAAAAGGATGCTGATCCAAAGTATGCATGTTACTGTAATGAGATAACAGAAGAGCAGGTCATTGAAACAGTTTTCAACACTGGTATCGATAGCATGAAGGATGTTATTGCTGCTATCAAAGGTAAAGCAAAAGCTCAGTGCAGGGTCCGGAACCCGACAGGTAAGTGTTGTACACAGGCATTTAATAAAGCTATAGAAAAAGGGAAAGATATCAGGAATAATTGA
- a CDS encoding DUF523 and DUF1722 domain-containing protein: MSHYNIPEHTYPRPRVVASKCLEFASVRYNGSVVNCPTVRALIPFVDFITVCPEVEIGLGVPRETIRIVLEDGKKRLIQPKTEKDLTEDMDKFTDKFLEDLPDVDGFIFKSGSPTIGIKKIRIYSASDKGFVIDHGSGFFADKIVQKYAEYPLEEDDRLRNNIIRHHFLTKLFAFADIRNVKESGSFEKLERFYKYNRYLFRLYNRDLAVKLDQLLENKSSLGFDRIITEYEKLIPQVFCRSPGSNQFADIANEIFLSVASSLNDAENEYLTCVIKKYVDNRLAYDALLEILKLYVMRFSDSKEEYSRLFFPYPEELKNESEPDRDRDFWANFPI; this comes from the coding sequence ATGTCACACTATAATATTCCGGAGCATACATACCCAAGACCTCGCGTTGTTGCAAGTAAATGTCTTGAGTTTGCAAGTGTACGCTACAACGGAAGTGTTGTTAATTGCCCGACTGTTCGTGCTCTAATTCCATTTGTAGATTTTATCACAGTTTGTCCGGAAGTTGAAATTGGACTTGGGGTTCCACGTGAAACTATAAGGATCGTTCTTGAAGATGGAAAAAAAAGACTTATTCAACCAAAAACAGAGAAAGATCTGACAGAAGATATGGATAAGTTCACTGACAAATTCCTGGAAGATCTGCCTGATGTTGATGGTTTCATATTTAAATCCGGTTCACCTACCATCGGAATAAAAAAGATCAGAATATACTCTGCTTCTGATAAAGGGTTCGTAATTGATCATGGATCCGGCTTTTTTGCAGATAAGATCGTTCAAAAGTATGCTGAATATCCTCTTGAAGAGGACGATCGGCTTAGAAACAATATCATAAGACACCATTTCCTTACAAAACTTTTTGCTTTTGCAGATATTCGGAATGTAAAAGAATCGGGTTCATTTGAAAAACTCGAGCGATTCTATAAGTATAACCGTTATCTTTTCCGATTATATAACCGTGATCTAGCTGTAAAACTGGATCAGTTGTTGGAGAATAAAAGCTCATTAGGATTTGATAGGATCATAACAGAATATGAGAAACTCATTCCACAAGTTTTTTGCAGATCACCGGGGTCTAATCAGTTTGCGGATATTGCAAATGAGATCTTTTTAAGTGTAGCTTCTTCTTTGAATGATGCTGAAAATGAATATCTGACCTGTGTAATCAAAAAATATGTTGATAATCGATTGGCTTATGATGCATTACTTGAGATCCTTAAGCTTTACGTTATGCGTTTCAGTGACTCAAAAGAGGAATATTCCAGATTGTTCTTCCCATATCCTGAAGAATTAAAGAATGAATCAGAACCTGATAGGGACAGGGATTTCTGGGCAAATTTTCCGATCTGA